CTCTCATGCGGACGAAGCCCGGCGAAAAGCATTAACGCTGGCGGTTCGGGATGCCGAGGCGAAGGCGCTTGCGATTGCCTCAACGCTTGGAGTCTCCCTCTCTTCCGTTCCTTGCAAGGTTATGGAGTCGCAGGGAAACCGATTCGAGCCGGTCATGTTCAAAGCCGCTTCCGTTCCCGCAGGCGATGTCGGTACCACCATTGAACCAGGAACCTTAACGTTTAAAGCATCCGTAAGAGTCTGGTATGTATACGGCTGATAAAAAAAACGGCGGCGCGAACAAAGTCTCGCACCGCCGTTATCATCGTATTTAATAAACCTTTTTCATTAGCTCAATCGCTTCAGCTAGCGAAAGACCAAAGGACTTGTAATAGGAAGCATCGACAGCCATTTGCTTCAGGATCATTTCGTTGCGTATTCTCAGCATTTGATCAGGCGGGAACTCCGCTACAAAGCACCCTTTTCCCGTAACCGTGTTGATCAATCCGGCATGCTCGAGTTCTTCCCAAGCCTTCTTGACGGTAATGATGCTGACGCGAAGCTCCTGGGCGGCTTGGCGAATGGGCGGCAGAACATAACCGCTTGCTAATTCGCCTTTTAGAATCTGGGCGCTGATCTGCTCGAAAATCTGCTGATAGATGGGTTTATCCGATGAGTTGGAAATCGCTACATTCATTCATTATATCTCCACTTTAGGGAACCGTTTAACCGCGATGCGATAACCCATCCAGGTTAAAGCGGCAAAGATTAGGATTCCTGCGATTAGTATAGAAGCTTGAATGGCTGTACGGTCAATGCCGGAGCCGTAAAAAATGTCATGCATATAAGGGCTCTGAATTCCGATCCATTGCGCGATTCCGGCAAACAGCATGGCGGCCCCAACGGCCACGTACGTTGCTTCCCCGTATTTATACGCGGTTTTGTAATAGATGGATAGGAATAACACGTTAAAGATCGCAAGCATCACAAAACATAATCCCCAGAAGCCCATATGAGGCTCGAAGAAATAATAGGGAATGTTCTCGTACAAGCTGTTACTTATGATACCAAAGATCATTGCGATTACAATATGCAATAATTCCAGAAGAACGATAACCGATACTTTCGCTT
This region of Paenibacillus sp. JDR-2 genomic DNA includes:
- a CDS encoding GntR family transcriptional regulator; translated protein: MNVAISNSSDKPIYQQIFEQISAQILKGELASGYVLPPIRQAAQELRVSIITVKKAWEELEHAGLINTVTGKGCFVAEFPPDQMLRIRNEMILKQMAVDASYYKSFGLSLAEAIELMKKVY
- a CDS encoding ABC-2 transporter permease, which encodes MYNLIVKDFKLGVPKMFLIMPFLTGALMFVPGWIYFIVLLYFCWITIPNMFGGFRTQNDTMFTAMMPVTKTDIVKAKVSVIVLLELLHIVIAMIFGIISNSLYENIPYYFFEPHMGFWGLCFVMLAIFNVLFLSIYYKTAYKYGEATYVAVGAAMLFAGIAQWIGIQSPYMHDIFYGSGIDRTAIQASILIAGILIFAALTWMGYRIAVKRFPKVEI